One Solirubrobacter pauli DNA segment encodes these proteins:
- a CDS encoding aldehyde dehydrogenase family protein, with protein sequence MAVDPSTGHEFAQLPATGPAQVGELVEDARRALAEERDWRTPYVRGKALLRMAALVEEQGNELADLETRDTGKPLSQSQADVRATIRYLEYYAGSIERLEGRQIPLGPDALDYTVREPWGVCAQIIPWNYPLQVAARCAAPALAAGNAVILKPSELASITPLRLAQIAEAAGVPPGLFQVATGDGRTGDALVRHPGVDHVTFVGSAATGAEVAAVCARRLVPVELELGGKSPNVVFADADLERAVPSIVRGLLQNAGQSCSAGSRLLVEQAIYEDVCARVATAFATVRIGPGIEDPDLGPLISQRQHDRATGMLETARLAGARVLGGAPREGLFLEPALVTRVKADMEIFQEEVFGPVLVAAPIDDERHAVQLANATAYGLVAGVWTKDLRRAHRVASGIRAGQVFVNGYGVGGGVELPFGGMGRSGYGRSKGIEALLAYSQTKNVWIALDG encoded by the coding sequence ATGGCGGTGGACCCCTCGACGGGGCACGAGTTCGCCCAGCTTCCGGCCACCGGGCCCGCGCAGGTCGGGGAGCTCGTCGAGGACGCGCGCCGCGCGCTGGCCGAGGAGCGCGACTGGCGCACGCCCTACGTGCGCGGCAAGGCGCTGCTGCGGATGGCGGCGCTCGTCGAGGAGCAGGGCAACGAGCTCGCCGACCTCGAGACCCGGGACACCGGCAAGCCGCTGTCCCAGAGCCAGGCGGACGTGCGCGCCACGATCCGCTACCTCGAGTACTACGCCGGGTCGATCGAGCGCCTGGAAGGCCGGCAGATTCCGCTCGGCCCCGACGCGCTCGACTACACGGTCCGCGAGCCGTGGGGCGTGTGCGCGCAGATCATCCCCTGGAACTACCCGCTGCAGGTCGCGGCCCGGTGCGCCGCCCCGGCGCTCGCGGCGGGCAACGCGGTGATCCTCAAGCCGTCCGAGCTGGCGTCGATCACGCCGCTGCGGCTCGCGCAGATCGCCGAGGCCGCGGGCGTGCCGCCGGGCCTGTTCCAGGTGGCGACCGGGGACGGGAGGACCGGCGACGCGCTCGTCCGCCATCCCGGCGTCGACCACGTGACGTTCGTCGGCTCCGCGGCCACCGGGGCGGAGGTGGCCGCGGTCTGCGCGCGGCGGCTGGTCCCGGTCGAGCTGGAGCTGGGCGGCAAGTCGCCGAACGTCGTCTTCGCGGACGCGGACCTCGAGCGCGCCGTCCCGTCGATCGTGCGCGGCCTGCTGCAGAACGCCGGCCAGAGCTGCTCCGCCGGCTCGCGGCTGCTGGTCGAGCAGGCGATCTACGAGGACGTCTGCGCGCGGGTCGCGACCGCGTTCGCCACCGTCAGGATCGGCCCCGGCATCGAGGATCCGGACCTCGGGCCGCTGATCTCCCAGCGCCAGCACGACCGCGCCACCGGGATGCTCGAGACGGCCCGGCTGGCCGGCGCCCGCGTGCTCGGCGGCGCGCCGCGGGAAGGGCTGTTCCTCGAGCCGGCGCTCGTCACGCGCGTGAAGGCCGACATGGAGATCTTCCAGGAGGAGGTCTTCGGCCCGGTGCTGGTCGCGGCGCCGATCGACGACGAGCGCCACGCCGTCCAGCTCGCCAACGCCACCGCCTACGGGCTCGTCGCCGGCGTCTGGACCAAGGACCTCCGGCGCGCGCACCGGGTCGCGTCCGGCATCCGGGCGGGGCAGGTGTTCGTCAACGGCTACGGCGTCGGCGGCGGGGTCGAGCTGCCGTTCGGCGGGATGGGCCGCAGCGGCTACGGACGCTCGAAGGGCATCGAGGCGCTGCTCGCGTACAGCCAGACCAAGAACGTGTGGATTGCGCTCGACGGCTGA
- a CDS encoding AAA family ATPase — protein sequence MTIVTVSASYGAGGALVGPQLAERLGVPFFDRALPTEVAERLAIPLEEAKARDESIGGVFSRMAMRLAPIGLAFGAETAPDAVDEESYRRTTEAVIREHAADGALVVLGRAGALVLRDDPRALHVRLDGPRERRVEQAQRLGDGDDQEAVGKRLDENDRAREAYVKHFYHADPHDSALYHLTIDSTAVPLDAVVDIIERAAVSRGR from the coding sequence ATGACGATCGTGACGGTCTCGGCCTCCTACGGCGCCGGTGGCGCCCTTGTCGGGCCGCAGCTCGCGGAGCGCCTCGGCGTGCCGTTCTTCGACCGCGCGCTGCCGACCGAGGTCGCCGAGCGCCTCGCGATCCCGCTCGAGGAGGCCAAGGCGCGCGACGAGTCGATCGGCGGCGTCTTCAGCCGGATGGCGATGCGGCTGGCGCCGATCGGGCTCGCGTTCGGCGCGGAGACCGCCCCGGACGCGGTCGACGAGGAGTCCTACCGCCGCACGACGGAGGCGGTCATCCGCGAGCACGCGGCGGACGGTGCCCTCGTCGTGCTCGGTCGCGCCGGCGCGCTCGTGCTGCGCGACGACCCGCGGGCGCTGCACGTCCGGCTCGACGGCCCGCGTGAGCGCCGTGTCGAGCAGGCCCAGCGGCTCGGGGACGGGGACGACCAGGAGGCCGTCGGCAAGCGCCTGGACGAGAACGACCGGGCCCGCGAGGCCTACGTCAAGCACTTCTACCACGCCGATCCGCACGACTCGGCGCTTTACCACCTGACGATCGACTCGACCGCCGTGCCACTCGACGCCGTGGTCGACATCATCGAGCGCGCGGCGGTCAGCCGCGGACGTTGA
- a CDS encoding proline racemase family protein, with amino-acid sequence MRIARVIQCVDAHAEGEPSRIVVGGVLDVPGTTMLEKMRALEADDTLRRVLLFEPRGSAPLSGDIVFESAHPEADAGFVIMESSSYEGMSGTNTINTAAVLLETGVIAKVEPVTELVLEAPAGLVRVRAWVSDGVVERIEFENVPSFATALDAPVEVPDLGTITVDVAYGGAFIAFVDAGALGFSIGPDEARELATLGERIRPHVNEQLRVAHPLIPELSHLSFVVFTAPPRVGGDGRHATIVSPGRLDRSPTGTATSAQIAVRAARGTMAETYTAESVIDTRFVGRVVSRTQVGSLDAVVPAVSGRAWITGYHQLVVDPSDPLGGGFKLGDTWGAGDVEGTLNVRG; translated from the coding sequence ATGCGGATCGCAAGGGTCATCCAGTGCGTCGACGCCCACGCCGAGGGCGAGCCCAGCCGGATCGTCGTCGGCGGCGTGCTGGACGTGCCGGGCACGACGATGCTCGAGAAGATGCGCGCGCTGGAAGCCGACGACACGCTGCGCCGCGTGCTGTTGTTCGAGCCGCGCGGGTCGGCGCCGCTGAGCGGCGACATCGTCTTCGAGTCCGCCCATCCGGAGGCCGACGCCGGCTTCGTGATCATGGAGTCCTCGTCCTACGAGGGCATGTCCGGCACGAACACGATCAACACCGCCGCGGTGCTGCTCGAAACCGGCGTGATCGCGAAGGTCGAGCCGGTGACCGAGCTGGTGCTGGAGGCGCCGGCGGGGCTCGTGCGGGTCCGGGCGTGGGTCAGCGACGGCGTCGTCGAGCGGATCGAGTTCGAGAACGTGCCGTCGTTCGCGACGGCGCTGGACGCGCCGGTCGAGGTGCCCGACCTGGGGACGATCACCGTGGACGTGGCCTACGGCGGCGCGTTCATCGCCTTCGTGGACGCGGGCGCGCTCGGCTTCTCGATCGGGCCCGACGAGGCACGCGAGCTGGCGACGCTCGGCGAGCGCATCCGCCCGCACGTCAACGAGCAGCTGAGGGTCGCGCACCCGCTCATCCCGGAGCTCTCGCACCTCTCGTTCGTCGTCTTCACCGCGCCCCCGCGGGTCGGCGGCGACGGGCGGCACGCGACGATCGTCTCCCCCGGCCGGCTGGACCGCTCGCCCACGGGCACGGCGACGTCGGCGCAGATCGCCGTGCGCGCCGCGCGCGGGACGATGGCCGAGACCTACACCGCCGAGAGCGTGATCGACACGCGGTTCGTCGGGCGCGTGGTGTCGCGGACCCAGGTCGGCTCCCTCGACGCCGTCGTGCCGGCCGTGTCGGGGCGGGCGTGGATCACCGGCTACCACCAGCTCGTGGTGGACCCAAGCGACCCGCTCGGCGGCGGCTTCAAGCTGGGCGACACGTGGGGCGCCGGGGACGTCGAGGGCACGCTCAACGTCCGCGGCTGA
- a CDS encoding cellulase family glycosylhydrolase produces the protein MRLLLAVFAALLVFSAPAHAAGPQLGIADDRLLLQGGAEADKALLEWQQNGIQTVRIYALWSRVAPSSPTGEYSWDQLDHAVNRVVGANMKPILTITGPGPLWVSRRSERGETRYDPDPKLFAEYARLVAERYADRVDTYIVWNEPNLGGWLRPQAACFGKVCNSVSPHLYRDLVNAAYPAIHGADRTAKVLIGAMSSRGSRLTTENSNHTPLAFLRALGCVDATFKKQSNGRCKGFKAPQADGFAFHPHGVLAAPEQVFPNKDDVSIASLSRLTSTLDKLQKAKRLKSTTSKLGLYLDEFGYQTNPPDKFAGISLAQQDQWLQRAAYQAWRNPRVKLFAQYLWYDEPRSLNNENGGWQSGLRFTDGRAKPALKHFAMPFALDAGKGRLWGQVRTRETRSVKVQRKLAGSSSWKTIGTRKTDSQGYWSWTTRLTVGASYRYQAAGATSATVKRQ, from the coding sequence ATGCGCCTGCTTCTCGCCGTCTTCGCTGCTCTGCTCGTGTTCTCCGCCCCCGCGCACGCCGCTGGGCCGCAGTTGGGGATCGCGGACGACCGGCTGCTCCTGCAGGGCGGCGCGGAGGCCGACAAGGCGCTCCTGGAGTGGCAGCAGAACGGCATCCAGACCGTGCGCATCTACGCGCTGTGGTCGCGGGTCGCGCCGTCGTCGCCGACCGGCGAGTACTCGTGGGACCAGCTCGACCACGCCGTCAACCGCGTGGTCGGCGCGAACATGAAGCCGATCCTCACGATCACCGGCCCCGGGCCGCTGTGGGTGAGCCGGCGCTCGGAGCGCGGCGAGACCCGCTACGACCCCGATCCCAAGCTGTTCGCCGAGTACGCGCGCCTGGTGGCCGAGCGCTACGCCGACCGCGTGGACACGTACATCGTCTGGAACGAGCCCAACCTCGGCGGCTGGCTGCGGCCGCAGGCGGCCTGCTTCGGCAAGGTGTGCAACTCGGTCTCGCCCCACCTGTACCGCGACCTCGTCAACGCCGCCTACCCGGCGATCCACGGCGCCGACCGCACCGCCAAGGTCCTGATCGGCGCGATGTCGAGCCGCGGCAGCCGGCTCACGACCGAGAACTCCAACCACACGCCGCTCGCGTTCCTGCGCGCGCTCGGCTGCGTCGACGCCACGTTCAAGAAGCAGTCCAACGGCCGCTGCAAGGGCTTCAAGGCGCCGCAGGCCGACGGCTTCGCGTTCCACCCGCACGGCGTCCTGGCCGCTCCCGAGCAGGTGTTCCCGAACAAGGACGACGTGTCGATCGCGTCGCTCTCGCGGCTCACCTCCACGCTCGACAAGCTCCAGAAGGCCAAGCGGCTCAAGAGCACCACGAGCAAGCTGGGCCTCTACCTGGACGAGTTCGGCTACCAGACGAACCCGCCGGACAAGTTCGCCGGGATCTCGCTGGCGCAGCAGGACCAGTGGCTCCAGCGCGCCGCGTACCAGGCGTGGCGCAACCCGCGCGTGAAGCTGTTCGCGCAGTACCTCTGGTACGACGAGCCGCGCAGCCTCAACAACGAGAACGGCGGCTGGCAGTCGGGCCTGCGCTTCACCGACGGCCGCGCGAAGCCGGCGCTCAAGCACTTCGCCATGCCGTTCGCGCTCGACGCCGGCAAGGGCCGTCTCTGGGGCCAGGTGCGCACGCGCGAGACGCGCAGCGTGAAGGTCCAGCGCAAGCTCGCCGGGAGCTCCTCGTGGAAGACGATCGGCACGCGCAAGACCGACTCGCAGGGCTACTGGAGCTGGACGACGCGGCTGACCGTCGGGGCCTCCTACCGCTACCAGGCGGCGGGAGCGACGAGCGCGACCGTCAAGCGGCAGTAG
- a CDS encoding SDR family NAD(P)-dependent oxidoreductase, with product MLVVVTGAGSGIGRAAVRRFAATGARVLAADVDFQKAHETCAGLPYATPHRADVTRREDVEALLAKHDRIDVYFNNAGIPETVKPLAEITREEWDRVLDVNLTSLFVAAQVAAPKLKGGVLIQTGSIIASRPRAGLAAYVAAKAGVIGLARGLAAELAPDVRVNVINPGPANTPMLGGFGFDADVAQALPLKRLVEPEDIADAAVYLATATAVTGAVFNIDAGRDL from the coding sequence ATGTTGGTCGTCGTCACCGGAGCGGGGTCAGGGATCGGGCGGGCGGCCGTGCGCCGGTTCGCGGCCACCGGCGCGCGCGTGCTCGCCGCCGACGTGGACTTCCAGAAGGCCCACGAGACGTGCGCGGGCCTGCCGTACGCGACGCCGCACCGGGCCGACGTGACCCGGCGCGAGGACGTCGAGGCGCTGCTCGCGAAGCACGATCGGATCGACGTCTACTTCAACAACGCGGGCATCCCCGAGACGGTCAAGCCACTCGCCGAGATCACGCGCGAGGAGTGGGACCGGGTGCTCGACGTCAACCTGACGAGCCTCTTCGTGGCCGCCCAGGTGGCCGCGCCGAAGCTCAAGGGCGGCGTGCTCATCCAGACCGGCTCGATCATCGCCAGCCGCCCGCGCGCCGGCCTCGCCGCGTACGTCGCGGCCAAGGCGGGCGTGATCGGGCTCGCCCGTGGCCTCGCCGCCGAGCTGGCCCCCGACGTGCGGGTGAACGTGATCAACCCCGGCCCGGCGAACACGCCGATGCTGGGCGGGTTCGGCTTCGACGCCGACGTGGCCCAGGCGCTGCCGCTCAAGCGCCTGGTCGAGCCCGAGGACATCGCGGACGCCGCGGTCTACCTGGCGACCGCCACGGCGGTCACCGGCGCCGTCTTCAACATCGACGCGGGACGCGACCTGTGA
- a CDS encoding M20 family metallopeptidase — MDARADELVALLQRMIRFPTVNPPGEAYEDFVADLRAVLDGYGYATEVHRAPTALAPLGQGLPRPNLIGKLAGDGPLVHLNGHYDVVPVGHDWTRDPFGGELADGHVYGRGAADMKSGLAAQLIAVEALRAVGLRPNVHQSAVPDEETVGVRNAGMGWLVEQGLLEGDAVIITEPFGPDGVGIGHKGAIWGEITIFGKQAHGSAPQLGVNAVERMARYLAHLDEHLRPRLEQRVTDYGVTPDNQRSTLSFDTIRGGHATNIVPDRCTVTFNRRLIPGEDLDEARRELLAPLDGVRHTYHELYSTQPTLVSTDEPVVQAAQRAVRALGLEPRILISAGSDDQRFVVHNAGITNSLVYGPGQTGLSHVADERISVADLVLGAKGLALILAQLSEGSTMPSSSHV; from the coding sequence GTGGACGCGCGCGCCGACGAGCTCGTCGCGCTGCTGCAGCGGATGATCCGGTTCCCGACGGTCAACCCGCCCGGGGAGGCCTACGAGGACTTCGTCGCCGACCTGCGCGCGGTCCTGGACGGCTACGGCTACGCCACGGAGGTCCATCGCGCACCCACCGCGCTGGCACCGCTCGGCCAAGGCCTGCCGCGCCCGAACCTGATCGGCAAGCTCGCCGGCGACGGGCCGCTCGTCCACCTCAACGGCCACTACGACGTCGTGCCCGTCGGCCACGACTGGACCCGGGACCCGTTCGGCGGGGAGCTGGCCGACGGCCACGTCTACGGCCGCGGTGCCGCCGACATGAAGAGCGGCCTCGCGGCCCAGCTCATCGCCGTCGAGGCGCTGCGCGCGGTCGGCCTGCGGCCCAACGTCCACCAAAGCGCCGTCCCCGACGAGGAGACCGTCGGCGTGCGCAACGCCGGCATGGGCTGGCTGGTGGAGCAGGGGCTGCTCGAAGGGGACGCGGTGATCATCACCGAGCCGTTCGGGCCCGACGGCGTCGGCATCGGCCACAAGGGCGCGATCTGGGGCGAGATCACGATCTTCGGCAAGCAGGCGCACGGCTCGGCGCCGCAGCTGGGCGTCAACGCGGTCGAGCGCATGGCGCGCTACCTCGCGCACCTGGACGAGCATCTGCGCCCGCGGCTCGAGCAGCGCGTGACCGACTACGGCGTCACGCCCGACAACCAGCGCTCGACCCTCTCGTTCGACACGATCCGCGGCGGCCACGCGACGAACATCGTCCCCGACCGGTGCACGGTCACCTTCAACCGGCGGCTGATCCCGGGCGAGGACCTCGACGAGGCCCGGCGCGAGCTGCTCGCGCCGCTCGACGGCGTCCGCCACACCTACCACGAGCTCTACTCCACGCAGCCGACGCTCGTCTCCACCGACGAGCCGGTGGTCCAGGCCGCGCAACGCGCGGTGCGGGCGCTCGGCCTGGAGCCACGGATCCTCATCTCCGCCGGCTCGGACGACCAGCGCTTCGTCGTCCACAACGCCGGCATCACCAACTCACTCGTCTACGGCCCGGGCCAGACCGGCCTGAGCCACGTGGCCGACGAGCGCATCAGCGTCGCCGACCTCGTGCTCGGTGCGAAAGGGCTGGCCCTGATCCTCGCTCAGCTGTCGGAGGGGTCCACGATGCCCTCTTCGAGCCACGTGTAG
- a CDS encoding transglutaminase family protein: MEGFSRLACGGCPPVADLLLALAGEFRDVDVAATDARLDELALPLFGLATGDLQVAAAELANILDTDPGFDADRSSVAGLWLDAALESRAGHPLILAAIATEVGRRAGLHVHVLSAPTGWYAGLGDGDRLWLVDATMDGSKADPWSLRRHCAHELAFAALLGLSERYEKVGDHDRAGRAAMLRSRLPMR; the protein is encoded by the coding sequence ATGGAAGGCTTCTCCCGTCTCGCATGCGGCGGCTGCCCTCCCGTCGCCGACCTCCTGCTGGCTCTGGCCGGCGAGTTCCGCGACGTGGACGTCGCCGCCACCGACGCCCGGCTCGACGAGCTGGCCCTCCCGCTGTTCGGCCTGGCGACCGGTGACCTGCAGGTCGCCGCGGCCGAGCTCGCGAACATCCTCGACACCGACCCGGGCTTCGACGCCGACCGCTCGAGCGTCGCCGGGCTGTGGCTGGACGCCGCGCTGGAATCCCGCGCCGGCCACCCGCTCATCCTCGCCGCGATCGCGACCGAGGTCGGGCGCCGCGCCGGCCTGCACGTGCACGTGCTGTCGGCTCCGACGGGCTGGTACGCCGGCCTCGGCGACGGTGACCGGCTGTGGCTCGTGGACGCGACGATGGACGGCTCGAAGGCGGACCCGTGGAGCCTCCGCCGCCACTGCGCGCACGAGCTGGCCTTCGCCGCGCTGCTCGGGCTGTCGGAGCGCTACGAGAAGGTCGGGGACCACGATCGCGCCGGCCGCGCAGCCATGCTGCGCAGCCGGCTGCCGATGCGTTAG
- a CDS encoding class I SAM-dependent methyltransferase, with protein sequence MGFHEGLAARFWQAAGEAMLDADFAVVAALLPPSGSVLDVPCGDGRLSRRLAEAGYDVTGIDIAPGALALAPPGLRLQQGDLRALPDIGPVDAALSWGNSFGYLAPKDTARSLAGLRRVVKPGGTLILESGAVAESMLARGVSGRSEHGFGGITMRSARTYRPQESRLEVESEFEADGVVEHGRAAYYVHTTGEVVRMLHAAGFADVELRGDDGPYEVGAPRMIAVAR encoded by the coding sequence GTGGGGTTCCATGAAGGGCTGGCCGCACGCTTTTGGCAGGCGGCCGGCGAGGCGATGCTCGACGCGGACTTCGCGGTGGTGGCGGCGCTGCTGCCGCCGAGCGGTTCCGTGCTCGACGTCCCGTGCGGCGACGGCCGGTTGAGCCGTCGCCTGGCCGAGGCCGGCTACGACGTGACCGGCATCGACATCGCGCCGGGTGCGCTGGCGCTCGCGCCGCCCGGTCTGCGCCTGCAGCAGGGCGACTTGCGGGCGCTGCCGGACATCGGCCCGGTCGACGCGGCACTCAGCTGGGGCAACAGCTTCGGCTATCTCGCGCCGAAGGACACCGCCCGCTCGCTCGCAGGGCTGCGGCGCGTCGTCAAGCCGGGCGGCACGCTCATCCTCGAGTCCGGCGCGGTCGCCGAGTCGATGCTCGCGCGCGGCGTCAGCGGGCGGTCGGAGCACGGCTTCGGTGGCATCACCATGCGCTCGGCGCGCACCTACCGCCCGCAGGAGAGCCGGCTCGAGGTCGAGTCGGAGTTCGAGGCCGACGGCGTCGTCGAGCACGGGCGCGCCGCCTACTACGTCCACACCACCGGCGAGGTGGTGCGGATGCTGCACGCCGCGGGCTTCGCGGACGTCGAGCTGCGCGGCGACGACGGCCCCTACGAGGTCGGCGCGCCACGCATGATCGCGGTCGCGCGCTAA
- a CDS encoding acyl-CoA dehydrogenase family protein — protein sequence MATTDVSEREARQVAEAAREQDWKLPSFGKELFLGNFRLDLIHPQPKLDAAAVEKGEAFLKTLRTFLEERVDPLQIERDSKIPDDVIEGFKGIGAMGMKVAEEYGGLGLSQVYYNRALAMVGTYHGALGALLSAHQSIGVAEPLRMFGSEEQKREWLPRVAKTDISAFLLTEPDVGSDPARVATSAEPTEGGYILNGTKLWATNGAIADIVVVMARVPKSEGHKGGISAFVLDYKTEGVTVTHRNAFMGLKGIENSVTELKDVFVPAENLIGKEGWGLKIALSTLNTGRLALPAICVGQSKWATKIAREWSSERVQWGRPIGKHDAVAQKNAFIAASAFGLEAMLDVASRLADEKRNDIRIEAAIAKLYGSELGWKVLDDLLQVRGGRGYETAESLKARGEKPIPAEQALRDMRINRIFEGSTEIMHLLIAREAVDQHLQVAGDILEPETPLPDKAKSAVAAGTFYAKWLPKLVVGEGHKPSGYDEFGSLATYLRYAERSSRRLARSTFYAMGRWQAKLEQRQTFLGRIVDIGAELFAISAAVVYADTIARETPERADAARELAELFCAQAKRRADELFHALWSNDDDAGYSTAVKLLDGRYTWLEEGIVDPSDS from the coding sequence ATGGCTACGACCGACGTGAGCGAACGCGAGGCTCGGCAGGTCGCCGAAGCCGCGCGCGAGCAGGACTGGAAGCTGCCCAGCTTCGGCAAAGAGCTGTTCCTGGGCAACTTCCGGTTGGACCTGATCCATCCCCAGCCCAAGCTCGACGCTGCCGCTGTCGAGAAGGGCGAGGCGTTCCTGAAGACCCTCCGCACGTTCCTCGAGGAGCGGGTCGACCCGCTGCAGATCGAGCGCGACTCGAAGATCCCCGACGACGTGATCGAGGGCTTCAAGGGGATCGGCGCGATGGGGATGAAGGTCGCCGAGGAGTACGGCGGGCTCGGCCTCTCGCAGGTCTACTACAACCGCGCGCTGGCGATGGTCGGCACGTACCACGGCGCGTTGGGCGCGCTGCTCAGCGCGCACCAGTCGATCGGCGTGGCCGAGCCGCTGCGCATGTTCGGCTCCGAGGAGCAGAAGCGCGAGTGGCTGCCCCGCGTGGCCAAGACCGACATCTCCGCGTTCCTGCTGACCGAGCCGGACGTCGGGTCCGACCCGGCACGCGTCGCGACCTCCGCCGAGCCGACCGAGGGTGGCTACATCCTCAACGGCACGAAGCTGTGGGCCACGAACGGCGCGATCGCCGACATCGTCGTCGTGATGGCGCGCGTGCCCAAGTCCGAGGGCCACAAGGGCGGCATCAGCGCGTTCGTCCTGGACTACAAGACCGAGGGCGTGACCGTCACGCACCGCAACGCGTTCATGGGCCTGAAGGGGATCGAGAACTCGGTCACCGAGCTCAAGGACGTCTTCGTGCCGGCGGAGAACCTGATCGGCAAGGAGGGCTGGGGTCTCAAGATCGCGCTCTCCACGCTCAACACGGGCCGCCTGGCGCTGCCGGCGATCTGCGTCGGCCAGTCCAAGTGGGCGACGAAGATCGCGCGCGAGTGGTCGTCCGAGCGCGTCCAGTGGGGCCGGCCGATCGGCAAGCACGACGCCGTCGCCCAGAAGAACGCGTTCATCGCCGCGTCCGCGTTCGGCCTGGAGGCGATGCTCGACGTCGCCTCGCGCCTGGCCGACGAGAAGCGCAACGACATCCGCATCGAGGCCGCGATCGCCAAGCTCTACGGCTCCGAGCTGGGCTGGAAGGTCCTCGACGACCTCCTCCAGGTCCGCGGTGGCCGCGGCTACGAGACCGCCGAGTCGCTGAAGGCGCGCGGCGAGAAGCCGATCCCCGCCGAGCAGGCGCTGCGCGACATGCGCATCAACCGCATCTTCGAGGGCTCGACCGAGATCATGCACCTGCTGATCGCGCGCGAGGCCGTCGACCAGCACCTGCAGGTGGCGGGCGACATCCTCGAGCCCGAGACCCCGCTGCCCGACAAGGCCAAGAGCGCCGTCGCGGCGGGCACGTTCTACGCCAAGTGGCTGCCGAAGCTCGTCGTCGGCGAGGGGCACAAGCCGTCCGGCTACGACGAGTTCGGCTCGCTCGCGACCTACCTGCGCTACGCCGAGCGCTCCTCGCGCCGGCTCGCCCGCTCGACGTTCTACGCCATGGGCCGCTGGCAGGCCAAGCTCGAGCAGCGCCAGACGTTCCTCGGCCGGATCGTCGACATCGGCGCCGAGCTGTTCGCGATCTCCGCGGCGGTCGTCTACGCCGACACGATCGCGCGCGAGACCCCCGAGCGCGCCGACGCCGCCCGCGAGCTGGCCGAGCTGTTCTGCGCGCAGGCCAAGCGCCGCGCGGACGAGCTGTTCCACGCGCTCTGGTCCAACGACGACGACGCGGGCTACTCGACCGCGGTCAAGCTCCTCGACGGCCGCTACACGTGGCTCGAAGAGGGCATCGTGGACCCCTCCGACAGCTGA